The genomic window TTTAATTGCAACATCTCTTCTTGAGGCTCATCTTATCTTTTGGACTTCTTTTACCATTTTAATTGGTCATTCCCTAAAATACAATGATGCATTTCTTTTTTTCTTTTCAGTTTTAAACTTTTCATCCTTGATAAGCTTTTCTCTTAGTTTTTTTGACTCGGGATTGTCATCTTTTAGAGAGTTTAACAACTCTTGACCTTTCTTTTGATTTTGATGCTTTCTAATAATTTTTTCTTCTTTTTTACTTTTTATATATGACTCTTTAGCCTTGAGTTTTTCAAATTTAGATCTAAGTTTTTCTTCTCTCGATAATTTAACTTTGGTTTTTATTGTTCTTGCTTTTCGAACCTTTTTTTTCCTTGTTTTTTCATTATCTGGTTTATCATTTATAACATCATCAATAAAATCTGCCATTATCTCGACTCCTTATGTTGTGTATGTTTTTCACAAGTTTTACAAAACTTATTTAAAATAAGTCTCTCCTTATGAGCTAAAGAACTTTTTGTTTTTTTATAGTTTCGTGAGAAACAAATAGAACAAATTAACAGTACTTTAGAATTTTGTTTTGTTTTATCCACGTGTTTCCTTGCAAATTTTTCAATTAAAAAGTAGGCAAAAGCCTACTTAATTATTATATATTATTTTATCTATTAAATTAAATTATTTTTTAGAAAAAGTGTTAATTTTTCTCAACAATTATAGACATTTTTTCTAGTACTAATTTTTGATTCATATATCTCTTTTCTTGTAAAGCCTTTAATGATTTTTCTATATACAATTTTATCACGCTCTTCTTGCGAATTAATAAATTGATTAATGTAAGAATTTTTGTATATTTCTGATTCATTTGCTCATATACATTGATCTTCAAGAATATCATAATAACGCTCACTAAATTTATTTTTGTATTTATTAATAATTTCTCTATTATATTTTCTATAAATGTTAAGAATGTTATTTTGTAAAATTTTAGATACATATGTAGATATATGGCATTTTCCCGGCTTTCAAGATTTTTGTGCCTTGATTATTGATTCATATAAAGTTAATAAAATATCACTTTTTTCAAAAGGGAAACCTCTTGTTTTACAAGTAAATTCAAATTTATCTGCATGATATTTTGAAATTTTAAATAGTTTTTCTTTTTCATCTTCATTTATATTATGGCTATATGCCTCTGATATGAGTATTTTTAATGTGTCATTAAATGTGTTCATTTTGCTTTTTATTTAAATTATAAAATATGATACCAGCTGCCACTGATGCGTTTAGAGAGTCAATACCATTCTTTTTGGTATTGATTGTAAACAAAATATCGCTTATCTTTGCAATATTATTTGAGACGCCATCACCTTCATTTCCGATGACAACAACTGATTTGTTGTCTCAACTTATGGATTCCAAATCTTGCGAATTGTTTCCTAAATATGAACAATATATTCAGTATCCATTTTTTTTTAATTGGTTGATTGCATTTTTAATATTTGAAACTCTGTATATGTCTATTAAAAAAGCTGCTCCGGATGAAGAATTTATTACAACCTCTGATATTGGTGCCTGATTTCGATTTAATACAATTATTCCATCAAAATTAAATAGGTATGCACTCCTAATTATGGCACCAAAGTTGTGTGGGTCTTGGATTTTGTCTAAAATAAGTAACTTGGATTTTTTTGAATTAAGTTTTACTATATCGCTAAAATCTGAATATGATACTTCAGATATCTCAGCAGCAATTTTTGCCTTGCCATTTTTTATTAAATTTAAAAAATCCTTTCTTTCTATATTTTCAACTATAATATTATTGCTTTTAATTGCTTTATAAATTTTATCATCAAAAATAAATTTATCACATAAGAAAATTCGCTTAATTAAAAAGGGTTTATTTAGAATGAGAACTTCTATTGCATTTTTACTTTTTAGCAAAAACATGTTAAAATATCCCTTTATCTATTAGAATATTCCTTATTCTATCTGCTTCACTATAGTTTTTATCTTTTAAAGCTTGTTTTCAAATACTTAGAAGATTTTTATCTTCCTTAACAAGCTCTTTTATTTTACTACAAAATCCAAGTTTTTTCAATATATTTTTATAAAAATTTAAAACATTTTTATTTATTTTTCCAATCTTTAAATTATAATTTATACTTTTGTAAACTTCATCAATAATGGTAACTATCATTGGCAAATTGAGGTCATCCTCAAAATAATTTATAATTTTTGAATTTCATAAACCTATTTTGTCACTTGTGCAACCTTCACTAACCACTTCCTCTAAATATACTTTTCAATTCAACGTTTTAATTAACTTTTCATGTTTCTCAATTCATTTTTTCGATGCATCAATAACATCCTTAGAAATATTTAAAGGGCTCTTATAATTTGTGTTAAAAAATAAAAATCTAAGGGTTTCAACCCCATATTCCAAAATAAAATCTTGTATTGTTAATGTGTTATTAAGAGATTTTGACATTTTAAATCCGTTAACTGATAGATGTCCATTATAAACTCATATCCTTGACAATTCGATATTATTTTTAGCATAAAATTGAATTCTTTCATTTTCATTATGAGGAAATTTGAGGTCTATTCCACCTATATGAATATCAATTGTATCATTAAAATATAAATCATTAAAAACTGAACATTCAGTGTGTCATCCTGGCCTCCCATACCCTCATGGTGATTTATATTTTATACCTTCTTTAGTATTCTTTCATAATGCAAAATCTAATATGTTAGTTTTCTGATTTAAACCTTCATTTTTATTACCGGGTATTAACATATTTAATGTTTGATTTGATAGCCTTCCATATTCTTTTTCAAAATTTTTAATATTGAAATAAACATTACCATCATTGGTATATGCTGCACCTTTATTAATTAGTTGTTGGATAAATTCAATTATTTCTGGTACATGATCAGTTACCTTTATTATATTATTTGGCTTAATAACTTTTAACGAATTCAAATCATTGATAAAATATTTTGTAAATTTTTCACTAATTATATTCTCACTTACGTTTTCGTCTAGAGCTCTTTTAATTATTTTGTCATCTATATCTGTGACATTAATTAAAAAATTATATTTAATATCAACTAATTCCAGATATCTCAAAATAAAGTCGGCGAGAAATATTGGCCTTGCATTGCCAATGTGAATATAATCATAAACAGTTGGACCACACATATAAATATTAATATTTTTTTTATCTATAAGTTTTATATTTTTTTTAGATAAAGCATCAAACAATTGTAACATTAATTAACTCTTATCAATCTCTTTTTACAAGAGGGTTAACTATATCATATGTGGTTTTTAAGATTGCAACATTTAAAATCACTTTAATTGGCACTTGAATTAATCTAGCAATAACTATAGAAATATAACCAACTTCTCCTATACCAAAATTGGCAGCATCGCCTCACGGTGTAATAATAACAACAACTAAAAATTCTTCAACACTTGCAAACAAAATAATTGGGAGGAGAGTGTTGAGTTGAGTTTTTTTGCCCTTTGTTAAATAATATATAGCCCATGACCATATAATAAAAACACAAATAGATACTACCAACAAGAATATAGAGGAATAAGTATTTGAGGACATTTTTATACCAAAAACACTAACATCCTTATTATACACCTTGATTAAGTATCACATAAAAAATGCAAAAACAAAAAGAAACAAATTTATAAGTACAAAAATTATTAGGTTACTACCTTTTGATATCTTAATAAAACTAGAACCCAATCCTGAAATAAATCCGAATGCAATTATTGTTACTAAGAAGGCCGGGTGAAGATATGATGGCACAAAAAGAACCATAAAAAATTCAGTTACAAGTCCACATAAAAAACCAACTATAGGGCCAAAAATAAATCCAGTTATTTTTACCATCAAACCTTCAAAAATAATGCGAATAGAGGGAATAACAGTTAGAGGTACTATTTGAGAAACAAGAATAGTAACACTGACACTGACAGCTATCATCATCGTAATATATGTAATATTTTTTGTGGTGAATCTAATACCGTGATATCTCTCTCTTAAAATATAAAAACTTAAGGTGTTGTATAAAATATAACATGATAATGCTGCACCTATGATAAATGAAGCAGCATATGCAAGATTATTTCCAACTAACATACTTTTTAGTAAGTGTTCCATTTATTTTTCCTCGTAATTAATATAACTATATTTTACCTTGTTTATAATTAACATTATATTTTTTTACCTTTTTTTTGTTCTTTTCTAAGTCGTTTATCCTCTTTTTTTTGTTCCTTAGGAGAGAGAATTTTTAATTTACCAGATAAAATTGCTTTCTCAATATCTGCATCTTCTATTGCATCCGCTCTAGGTGTGGAAAAAATGTCATCCTCTTCTTTTATAGGGCCCAAGTCTATAACATCTCCCCTATCTTGAGTTTGAACAATATTTTGCTCACTTAGAAAAGATTTTGTAACTTCAGACGTGTTATTAGACTCATCATTATTATCAGATTTACCATCTTTATCTAAAAAATCCTTATAAATATTTGATAAATCAACGCTATTACTTTCGGAAGAATCGATTGTAGCATTATCTAAAATAAATTTTGGTTTATTAGGATCGGTGGAGGGCGCAACTACCGTCACCATTTCTGAATTATTAAATGAGTTAATCCCCTCTTCTTGTATTTTATCCAAATATATAGACTCACTTGTCTCTTCTATTTTCTTTTGATAATTATTTGATATGCTACCAATTTCCTTAGTAAAGGTAAGATCTTTTACAAGTTCGGTTTTACCATCAAATTTATCATAGCTTGCCGCTTCTCCAAGACTATTATCATCATAGTTATTAATTAGTGAGGGTTTTTCAATTATATTTCAATATTCAGGTTTAGGTGAACTAAATTTTTTCATTGTTAATTCCATAAAATCATCATCAACAGGCTTTGAGTCAAGTGTTTTACTATCTCATTTGCCAGACTCAAAATCGCTTTCTGGTATTACATCGTCAAAATAGTTTGTTGTACTTGAATCACTACTCTCAAAATCTTCATCAAAATCTTCGCCTGAATTTAGATCTTGATCATTTTCGAAATCTTCATCAAAATCTTCATCTTTATTGTCGAAATTTTTTGTTCCTAAAATTGCCCTATTTATAAAGTCTTCTCCCTTTTGGCTTAAAAATAATTTATTACTTATTATTTCCTTTTGCTCCTGGAACATTTTTGCATAAAGAGTTTGTATAAAAGTTTGTGCATCATTTTCAGAAATAAACGTTGCAATTATTCTTTCTGTATTGATGTCAACAACTTGATATAACCTATTGTTGACTGTTATTGTATAAGTTGACATCCTATACACCCCCACGTGACATGATTAACTAAATTTTCTATTTATTTTCTTGTATAACACTATCAACTGAAATTTTAATATTTTTTAATACACCCGCATTATTATCGTAAGCATCATTTTCACCATCAAATGTATATGATGTAGGAATTAAAAGTAAATTTTTTGCTGACGTAAATACCCCAAATTTTTCTAATAAATTACTTATTAAAAATGTCGCAGTGTAGGTTTTTTTCTCGTTTGTAATTGTAACCTCAAATCTATAGGTTGGGGACGGTTTATAGTATATTACAGTATCATCTAGACTTGTTTTATCACCTTTTTTAGTATAAAAGATAAGCTTGCTTGTGTCTATATTTTCATACATAATATTATTAGTGTTCTCAATAATTTGATATTTCTGAGGTGTATCTTTTCAAGACCCAATTAGCATCATATTTTTGTTAAAATTAGTTTTTCACGTTGCAATATCTGGATCTTTATCACTTTTAGTGTCTAGGTTTGCAAAGTCATCAATTTTTCCTGAGTCTGGGATAATAATATTATTATCTTTATCTTTATCTATAGCAAAAGTCTTAAATTTGTTTACGTATGATCCTTTTGGGTCCGAGGGTTTATATGTGTTATAATAGGAATAGTTACTATCTGCTAAATTATAGTTAACGGCGGATATAAAAGTGTTTGAATTTTCACTGCCATTTAGTAAATTATAAAAATCATTTCAATTTTCAGTATTTGTTGAATTTTTTAGACCTTCCACACTGTATTGGTATAGTGCACTTTCTCCAAAATAGTTTAATGCATTGTCATTATCTTTTTTTGATGTATATTTATCCTTTGTATATGTTAGAAGTTCCAGAACTTCCTGTGTAAGCGATGGTAATGTTGTTCCGGTTGTTGAAAAATTTTCAACATCATCTTCGATTTTACCTCTATCATTATTAATTTGTGTATAAATTTTTAATTGATTAGACTGAGGAACTATTCTACATGAAAATACATTAGACGCAGATGCACCCAATGTTGCTGATAACATTAAACCAAGTATTTTTTTCTTCACATAAACCTCATTATCTTATAAAATTATAACATATTTGAAATGAAAATTCATAATTATCAAATTACTCATTCTTTTGTTTCTCGGCAAATTTTCCATTATTCTTTGAAAATACATAATTAATATCACACGTTGCACCGTTACGGTGCTTTGAAATAATCAAAAGTGTGTCATCCTCATATAATTTCTTTTCTTCTTCTGATAGTTGACTAAAATTATAATAACTCTCACGGTATAAAAACATTATCAAATCCGCATCCTGTTCTATTGCTCCCGAATCCCTTAGGTCAGACATCATCGGTCTTTTATCTTCCCTTTTTTCAACACTCCTTGATAGTTGGCTTAAACATACAATAGGAATATTAAGTTCACGAGCTATTTTTTTAAGTCCTTGTGAAATCTTTGATATTTCATTTTGTCGATTTTCAAATGATCTATTGTTGTCAGCACTATAAAGAGTTATAAGTTGTAAATAATCAATAAAACAAATTTCAATATCTTTTTCTCGTCTTGCTTTTCTTAATCTTGTTTGTATATCCAACAATGATAATCCCGGTGTGTCATCGATATATAAATCTGAATTTAAAATATGTTTTTGAGCATAAACTAATTTCTCAAAATTATTAATTATTTCTTCACCATATCCCGATTTTATTATATCCATTTTAACTGTTGATGCAGAACTTAGTAGACGTTGTGTTATTTGATCCTCAGGCATTTCTAATGAAAAAAATAATGCAGGGGATGATACCGAGGCGTTTAAAGCAAGGTTTAGTGCAAATGCTGTTTTACCCATACTTGGTCGGGCTGCAAGGATGATAAGATCACCTTTTTGAAATCCATTTGTGTTCTCATCGAGCACTCTAAACCCACTAGTGACCCCTGATAAACTCCCAGATGTTTTTGACCTTGACACAATTTTATCAATCAACCGTTCAATTGCAGAGTCAATTCTAACTATCTTTTCATCACGAAGTGATGTTCTTAATCCCAATATTTTTTGCTGTGCAAAACTCACCAGTTCCTCTGCAGATTCATATGACATTTTTTTAGTCTGTATTTCTTTTAATGTTAGATCTAATTTTTTCAACATAGAATTTTTAAAAATAAATTCCACTATATTAAGGTATGTATCATCACCAGAGTATGAATTATTAATTTCATTTATTTCCTTTAGAATTTTTTCAGAATTTTGTTCAACACTTAAAATATAATCAACAAGATTCTTAAAGGATATTTCAATATTTTTTATGTGCATAGTAAAAATATATTTATATATTTTTTTTGTGTCGCTAGAATAAAAATCATCTGTTCCCAATTTAGAGATTATTTCAGACTGAATATTTACTGAATTTAAAATAATCGATATTATTTCTCTCTCGGCTTCTGCATATAAATCAAACTGAATTGATTCATTATTATTTTTCATTTATATTTACCCTTAAAATAGTTTCAATATTATGCTCTAATTTTATTTTCAATTCATGGGTTCCTATATCTCTAATATTCTCGTGTTTAACAAACTTGCGCTTATCTATTTTTATATTGTATTCTTTTTCAAGTGTTTCACAAATCTGTGATAAACTAATGCTCCCTTGTGCTCTACCATTATGAAATTCTAATTTAAAAGATAGTTCAATAGATTCTATTTCCAAAGCAATTTTTCTAAAATTAGCAAACATTTCCTCCTTTTCAGCGATCTCTTCGCCTATAACATGTTTGAGATGTGCTATATTATCCTTGGTTGCTAAAATTGCAAATTTTTTAGGAATTAAATAATTTTTTGCATAACCATTCTCTACCTCAATAATGTCATTTTTTAGCCCATAATTTTTAATATCTTTAAGTAAAATAACTTTCATATTCATCACCTATTAAATTATACAATAAACAGATGAATAAATATCAATAACTTAAAATATTTATTTACTTTTCCTTTATTTTATATAAAAAAATGTATAAATACATTTTTTTATTACTACAGTGATTGGTGGTCTTTGTCAACAAATGGCAACAAAGCCATATTTCTCGCTCTTTTAATAGCAAGAGATAACATTCTTTGATGTTTTGGTGATGTACCAGTTGCTCTTCTTGGTAGTATTTGCCCATTTGTTGAAATAAATTTTCTAAGTAATTCAACATCTTTATAATCAATGTAATCTATTTTATTTTCAGCAAAAAAGTTTGGTTTTTTTCTTTTAACATATTTTTTCATTATTTCTCCTTTTTAATAATCTCATAAAATAGAGTCTTCATCTATTATTTTTGAAGATTCACTATCTTTTTTGTTTGTTTGTTGTTCATTAATAAAATCCTGACCTTCTTTTATATCCGATGAAGATTCACCAGGTCTTGATAAAAATTCAACTCTCTGGGCACTAACATTTACATTTGTAATGTATGTACCATCATCCTTTTTGTCATTTCTAATATTAATTGCCCCCTCAACAGATACTAACGACCCTTTAGAAACATACTTAGAAATATTTTCAGCAACATTATTCCATGCAACACAGGGAATAAATTGTGATTGTTTTTCACCATTGAAAAAACTATTTACAGCAACTGTAAAAAAAACATAATTTTTACCATTTGTAGTTTTCTTTAATTCAAGGTTCTTTGTCACTCTTCCAATTAAATTAACGCAATTCATAATTGTACCTACAATCTATATTATTCATTACTTGTTGGTTTAGTTTGTTTTGTTTCTAATGGTTTGGAATTAATTTTTTTTAATTCACCATCTTTAGAACTTTTTTCGTTGGTTCCAGATTTCAAATCATTTTCAAAATTTATTTCAAACCTTCTTGCTCCATCATAAGGTCTTCTAGGTTTAAAATTTTTGTTTTGGCGATCACGTTTTTCATCTCTAAATTTTGACATATCTGTTTTTGATAATTTTGTTGTTTGAATATATCTTTTTTCAGACTCTGTATTAATAACCATATTTCTAACAACATTTTTATCAATTCTACTTATACGTTCAAACTCTAAAATATTCTCCGGGTTTGTTTCAACAATATAAATATAGTAATAACCTTGTTTTTTGTGATTTATAACATAACTAAAATCCCTTAGACCTCAATCTGCACTTTCAATAATTTTTCCACCATTTAGTGTTAGCGGACTTTCAAGTTTGTTTATAATATCTTTTGTATTTTTTGTATCCTTATCCAGGATTATCATAATTTCGTATTTTCGCATTATTCTCCTCTTGGTCTTACGGCTCTACTGAGCAAGGAATTAATAATATTTATTATTAATTCATAAAAATATTATAAACTATTTTTAACATATATACCACCAAAAATAATTATATTGTGATGAAAGTTTACTTATAACCACAAATAAAATATTTTATTAAGAATTTTATCCCTTATTTGCAAATTGTAGAATAAAAAATCGACATTAAAAGTCGATTATATTTATTTATACTTATTACTATTAAGATTGTGAAATCTCATCTGATTTAACAAAATTTAGGTCATAAATTTTATTAACATAAATAGAATAATTATTTGGTGGGTCATCCTGATCGGTCTCGTGGTTTAATCTATCTATAGAAATATCATAAATATGAAATATACCATTATCAAAGGTGGGGATATAAAAAGTATGTCAATAAAGATCAATAAGACCATCTCTTGTTAAATTAAGGTCAAGATCACTTAATAAAGTATCTTTCTTATAACCATAACGAATTAAAGCGCGTCCAATTGCATCGTGATATGGACAGAAATTATCTTCATCTTCATCTACAATATTAAAAAAATAATTTAGGGCTTTAATATAATCACCAATATTATATGAGGAGAATTTTTGTACTTTTTGTTCCTTAAAAAGATTATTTGAATATTCATAAATATCTCATGAATTAATAATTGTTTTTTCTTCTCCTTTGGTATTGCCATATGTATTTCCGACAGCTTCACATACATTGTCAAGAGTATACTCTTTTCCGTGTAAATTAAGGTCTAATTTTTCATTTTCATATGATATACTCTTTTTGTTTTGATCAATTAATGATCTTTTTGCAACCTCCATCCCTATTCAAATACCACCTCCAAGTACAAAACCAAATGTGACAATTGATATAAGTATTCAGATGTGCTTATCCATATATTCCTTTCTATTTTAAATCTTTGGGAAAGGTTAATTTTAAGTTATCTTTTTCACCTTCTATTAAACAAATTTTGCTAGATGAATAATATTTTGTATATAGTTCTAATTCATCTTGCCAGTCAAACATTTTTTGAATATCTATTATTTTTCTAAAAACACTAACATTTATAAGTTGGGGTGTTTGAGTGATAAAATAATTATCTCTATTTATTGTTGAAATAGTATTATTATTTATCATTTTCAAACTATCACTAATTTTTAAATGTGGCACCACTATATCTCATATTGAAGAAGTTTTTTTCAGTAATCTAATAATTAAATCATCTGTAAAAAATGGTCGCGCAGCGTCGTGAATGAGCACAAAATCTGTATTGCTCATTTTAATTCCATTTGCCACAGACTCTCCTCTAGTTTTACCTCCAAGACAAAAAATAAGGCGTTTATCTTTTAACCTCTCCGCGTGAATTAAATTTATATTTTCTTTTGAGCATACTAAAATAATTTCATGTATGCATTTAAAATTTAAAAACTTTTTGATAACAGTCTCTAAAACTGTTAGGTTATTATCGAGTTTGACCAGTAATTTATTTTTTGTAAATCTAGTGGCCATTCCCGCTGCAACAACTATTACTCCTATACTATTTTCCATAATTAAAAAATATCCACATTGTTTTTTTTGCAAAAATCAGTAAATTTTTTTGATCAAACTGAATAATGAACTTCAGCAATATGTTGCTTTTCACAGATTAACATCAAAAATCTATTAACATCAAATCCAATGGAAATTGTAAGTGGTAACAAATTAGACTTTATTAAATAATTATATTCTGTGCTACTCTTTCAATTTTCCTTTAGCATCCTATTTTGTTCTTTCAGTTTTTCTGTCATAACTTGATAAGAGGAATAGGCGATGTCTACGGATTTCTCAATTGCCCAATTATAAACATACAATGTAGAATAGGATTCAAAATCAAATATATCTTCCGAAAATATTTGTGATCCATATTTACTGTTTATAAGTGGTACTATATGATTATACACTACAAAGTTACCATTTTCTCTACCAAAAAGGTTAATTCTTTCCTGAAATGTTGCAAGTGGGTACATTATTTTTAATTTTCTATGCGAAATAAAAATTAATTGCTGCGATAGATGGTTATTTTGAAGTTCATTATAATCATTTGAAAGTTTCATATCTATTTCATATAAAACAGAATAAAGCATTGTTAGAGTATCTAAATTTTTATCTTTTTCATATTTATCGGCAAATAATTCAATTCCTATTTCATCATAAACAACACTTGTAATATTATCAACTTCAACGTCACGTCGGATTGATTTAGAGTTAGTTAAAATTCCTTTGTTAACTTCATTAAACCCACCTTTCATAATAGATTCTCGACGTCATTTGTTATCTCTTTGCAAAACTTCGCCAAATATCTTCAGGCTCGGGATATCAAAATCAATAGGCCGGTAGCTATTATTAAAGTCGTCATTAAGTCATTTATTTTTTTCAGTAATCAATGGAGAGTGTATAAACTTAAGATCTCATTTATTCTTCAGCAAAACAAAAATTTCGCTATAAAACTTATCAATTAAATCATAGGTTTCTGCTAACGATAATTTTGATACATAACCAAGTTCAATTCCGTATTTCATATTTCTATCCTCTAGGTTTTAGTTGTGGAAATAAAATTACATCGCGAATTGATTCACAATTTGTGAGAAACATTACTAGTCTGTCTATTCCTATTCCTATTCCCACTGTGGGGGGCATACCATATTCTAATGCCTCAATGAAATCAATATCCATATCTGCCGCTTCTTCATTTCCAGATTTTTTTTCTTTTAATTGGTCGAGAAATCGTTCATATTGGTCTATAGGATTGTTTAACTCTGAAAATGCATTTGCATATTCTCTACCATTAATAAACAATTCAAATCTATCTGTAAATCTTGGATCACCCTTGTTACATTTAGATAATGGTGAGATTTCCTTTGGATGACCTATTACAAATGTCGGTTGAATTATTGTTGGCTCAACAAAATATTCAAAGAATAAATTGATTATATGTCCAACAGTTGAATGATGTTTCTCAAAATTAATGTTGTGTTTTTTTGCTAAGTCAATTGCTTGTCCATAGTCAATATTTTTTCAAAAATCAATGCCGGTTTTCTCTTTTATAGCATCAACCATGTGAACTCTATTAAATTTTTTGGATAAATCAAAATCAATACCTGCAAAATTAAGGTTTAAACTGCCGAGAGTAACTTTAGCACTCTCTCTAAATAATAATTCTGTTAAATCCATCATATAATAAAAATCTTTGTAGGCAATATAAATTTCTATCGATGTAAATTCAGGACTATGACGTGTATCGATTCCTTCATTTCTAAATAACCTTCCAATTTCATATACACCTTCGAAACCACCAACAATACATCTTTTAAGATATAGCTCAGTTGCAATTCTTAAATAAAAATCCTTATCTAAGGAGTTATAAAATGTAATAAATGGCTTCGCTGAAGCACCTCCATTTATTAAATTTAGGACCGGGGTTTCAACCTCAATACATCCCAACCCATCTAAAATTTTTTGTATAGTTCTTATAATTTTAAATCTCTTGATAAATACATTTTTTACATTTTCATCAACTATTAGATCTACATATCTTCTTCTGTACTTTTCTTCAACATCTGACAACCCATGATATTTATCTGGCAGAGGGCGCAAACTCTTTGATAAAAGTTTATATTTTTTAACTCTTAGGGTTAGCTCTCCATGATCTGTTTTCATCATTACACCCTCAAGACCTACTATATCTCCCAAATCTAAATCTCTAAAAAATACAAATTCATCAGCACCAAGTTCATCTTCCCTAACATAAATTTGAATTAATGATGACTCATCTTGAATATTTGCAAAAACAGCCTTTTTTCCAGCCTCTCGGAAAAATCTAATTCTTCCTGCGATCTTTATAATTGTGTCATTTTTATTTGAAAGTTCCTCTTTTGTAAATTTTTCAAACTTAACTATTAAATTTTCAATTTTTAAATTTTTTTCAAATTTTGTTTCCAAAAATGGGTCGCGGTTTTTCTCAATAAGTTTTTTATATTTATTTCTTCTTATAAGTTCTTGTTCACTAAACTTTCTGTTAGCCATTAATTAAATCCTACTTTCTAATATTAATTTCTAATAATTTAATAATATCATTTTTTGTTGAAACTTCCACAGCCTTTTGATTAATATCCTGTGATTTTAATTCTTTAGGAATATTCTTAAGGTACCA from Spiroplasma endosymbiont of Aspidapion aeneum includes these protein-coding regions:
- the rpsF gene encoding 30S ribosomal protein S6 is translated as MRKYEIMIILDKDTKNTKDIINKLESPLTLNGGKIIESADWGLRDFSYVINHKKQGYYYIYIVETNPENILEFERISRIDKNVVRNMVINTESEKRYIQTTKLSKTDMSKFRDEKRDRQNKNFKPRRPYDGARRFEINFENDLKSGTNEKSSKDGELKKINSKPLETKQTKPTSNE
- a CDS encoding 2-C-methyl-D-erythritol 4-phosphate cytidylyltransferase; amino-acid sequence: MENSIGVIVVAAGMATRFTKNKLLVKLDNNLTVLETVIKKFLNFKCIHEIILVCSKENINLIHAERLKDKRLIFCLGGKTRGESVANGIKMSNTDFVLIHDAARPFFTDDLIIRLLKKTSSIWDIVVPHLKISDSLKMINNNTISTINRDNYFITQTPQLINVSVFRKIIDIQKMFDWQDELELYTKYYSSSKICLIEGEKDNLKLTFPKDLK
- the lysS gene encoding lysine--tRNA ligase; the protein is MMANRKFSEQELIRRNKYKKLIEKNRDPFLETKFEKNLKIENLIVKFEKFTKEELSNKNDTIIKIAGRIRFFREAGKKAVFANIQDESSLIQIYVREDELGADEFVFFRDLDLGDIVGLEGVMMKTDHGELTLRVKKYKLLSKSLRPLPDKYHGLSDVEEKYRRRYVDLIVDENVKNVFIKRFKIIRTIQKILDGLGCIEVETPVLNLINGGASAKPFITFYNSLDKDFYLRIATELYLKRCIVGGFEGVYEIGRLFRNEGIDTRHSPEFTSIEIYIAYKDFYYMMDLTELLFRESAKVTLGSLNLNFAGIDFDLSKKFNRVHMVDAIKEKTGIDFWKNIDYGQAIDLAKKHNINFEKHHSTVGHIINLFFEYFVEPTIIQPTFVIGHPKEISPLSKCNKGDPRFTDRFELFINGREYANAFSELNNPIDQYERFLDQLKEKKSGNEEAADMDIDFIEALEYGMPPTVGIGIGIDRLVMFLTNCESIRDVILFPQLKPRG